In Halovivax gelatinilyticus, the following are encoded in one genomic region:
- a CDS encoding ABC transporter ATP-binding protein, with translation MARLELRNLHAEVAETGESILEGVDLEVNSGEIHAMMGPNGSGKSTTAKVIAGHPAYEVTDGEVVIHLGEDEFGEDFEIDEDQRTWNILELEPNERAALGVFLGFQYPAEIEGVTMTNFLRTALNAKIEEREELFEEGESDDDEADDAGYETSPMEGPVDEGEIGVAEFQEILREKMDQLDMDESFAHRYLNAGFSGGEKKQNEVLQAAILEPSIAVLDEIDSGLDIDRLQDVSNGINALRDEQGTGILQITHYQRILDYVEPDRVHIMLDGKVVKSGDASLAEQLEDRGYDWVREEVYETA, from the coding sequence ATGGCACGTTTAGAACTTCGAAACCTTCACGCGGAGGTCGCAGAAACCGGTGAGTCGATCCTCGAAGGCGTCGATCTAGAGGTTAATTCGGGCGAGATCCACGCGATGATGGGACCGAACGGAAGCGGCAAGTCGACGACGGCGAAAGTGATCGCCGGCCACCCCGCCTACGAGGTTACCGACGGCGAGGTGGTGATTCACCTCGGCGAAGACGAATTTGGCGAGGACTTCGAAATCGACGAGGACCAGCGAACCTGGAACATCCTCGAACTCGAACCGAACGAGCGAGCCGCGCTAGGCGTGTTCCTCGGATTCCAGTACCCCGCCGAGATCGAAGGCGTCACGATGACGAACTTCCTGCGCACGGCGCTCAACGCGAAGATCGAAGAACGTGAGGAACTGTTCGAAGAAGGCGAGTCGGACGACGACGAAGCGGACGATGCGGGATACGAAACGTCGCCGATGGAAGGCCCAGTCGACGAAGGCGAGATCGGCGTCGCCGAGTTCCAGGAGATCCTGCGCGAGAAGATGGACCAGCTGGACATGGACGAGTCGTTCGCCCACCGCTATCTCAACGCCGGGTTCTCCGGTGGGGAGAAAAAGCAAAACGAGGTACTGCAAGCGGCGATCCTCGAGCCCTCGATCGCCGTCCTGGACGAAATCGACTCGGGACTCGACATCGATCGGCTCCAGGACGTCTCGAACGGCATCAACGCCCTCCGCGACGAGCAGGGCACGGGGATCCTTCAGATCACCCACTACCAGCGGATCCTCGACTACGTCGAGCCCGACCGCGTTCACATCATGCTCGACGGCAAAGTCGTAAAGAGCGGCGATGCCAGTCTGGCCGAGCAGTTAGAGGACCGTGGATACGACTGGGTCCGCGAAGAGGTCTACGAGACCGCGTAA
- a CDS encoding universal stress protein has product MTAKPSRPDDRPSVLVPLEVLTGETLPEGVPELLANAHVVLLGYHVLPEQTPPGQARMQFEDRAQRKLGEFERALTDAGATVERKLVFTRSEQQTLDRISTEHRCHAVLVPNACEPPAHVLVAIRGTIGVDRIATVVGGLFAASNVTVTLYHGLVDAETVDDAKTFLDGVTDRLTKRGIDPNDLDQVIDDVDGGIDRIAEVAAEYDAVVMGESDPSVATFVFGMPSKQLATRFLGPILVVQRDKSE; this is encoded by the coding sequence ATGACAGCGAAACCGTCACGACCCGACGATCGACCGTCCGTACTCGTGCCACTCGAGGTACTCACCGGAGAGACGCTACCGGAGGGCGTCCCCGAACTCCTGGCGAACGCCCACGTCGTCCTGCTCGGCTATCACGTCCTTCCCGAGCAGACGCCACCCGGACAGGCACGTATGCAGTTCGAGGATCGTGCTCAGCGTAAACTCGGCGAGTTCGAACGAGCACTCACCGATGCGGGCGCGACGGTCGAGCGAAAACTCGTGTTCACGCGGTCCGAACAGCAAACCTTAGACCGGATAAGTACCGAGCACAGGTGTCACGCCGTTCTCGTCCCCAACGCGTGTGAACCGCCGGCTCACGTCCTCGTCGCGATCCGTGGGACGATCGGCGTCGATCGGATCGCGACGGTCGTCGGCGGCCTCTTCGCCGCCTCCAACGTCACCGTTACGCTGTATCACGGACTCGTCGACGCGGAAACGGTCGACGACGCCAAAACGTTCCTCGATGGCGTAACAGATCGGCTAACGAAACGCGGGATCGACCCGAACGACCTCGACCAGGTGATCGACGACGTCGACGGTGGCATCGATCGGATCGCCGAGGTCGCCGCGGAGTACGACGCCGTCGTCATGGGCGAGAGCGATCCGTCGGTCGCGACGTTCGTCTTCGGCATGCCATCGAAACAGCTCGCAACCCGATTTCTCGGGCCGATACTGGTCGTCCAACGCGACAAAAGCGAGTGA
- a CDS encoding APC family permease, giving the protein MDDEATSPRDHSGASTNIDGEKPLLDDPDPDAEATVHDEGTQLERTIGLTGGLAIGIGTMIGAGIFVFPGLAAGEAGPAAAISFAIGAVIAMLVALPTSELATAMPRSGGGYFFISRSMDTAFGAIVGLGLWLGLVFASAFYLVGLGEYVAAVTAEVGIAVGPPPALLGVGFGIVLTVVSVAGTEHTAKIQNVVVIVLLVILTGFLTHGSIDAVGFIGEPATTESMVPHGYVPMLTTAALVFTSYLGFAQVATVAGEIREPSRNLPVAMVGSVVLVGIFYVVTILVSTAILDSQSLEAAGETAVVEVAREVAGLPGAVLILIGGLLATFSSANASILSSSRTVYALSRDALLPRRAGEVNLRFGTPHVALALAGGPILVLTATGQVRILAEVASFLHLVMYGLICVALVVLRRRSPEWYEPTFRAPGYPILPVAGGVSSFALIAFMDRVSIVIGTVIMCVAYLWYRYYAADVDLRGAF; this is encoded by the coding sequence ATGGACGACGAGGCGACGTCACCGCGCGACCATTCTGGCGCCTCGACGAACATCGACGGGGAGAAACCGCTGCTGGACGATCCGGATCCCGATGCCGAGGCGACCGTTCACGACGAGGGAACCCAACTCGAACGGACGATCGGGTTGACCGGAGGCCTCGCGATCGGCATCGGCACGATGATTGGTGCGGGCATTTTCGTCTTTCCGGGCCTCGCAGCCGGGGAAGCCGGACCCGCCGCCGCCATCTCGTTCGCCATTGGCGCGGTGATCGCCATGCTCGTTGCGCTTCCGACGTCGGAACTTGCGACGGCGATGCCCCGATCGGGCGGCGGTTACTTCTTCATCTCGCGGAGTATGGATACCGCGTTCGGTGCGATCGTCGGGCTCGGACTCTGGCTCGGCCTCGTCTTCGCGTCGGCGTTCTACCTCGTCGGACTGGGCGAGTACGTCGCAGCGGTCACGGCGGAAGTCGGCATCGCAGTTGGGCCACCACCCGCCCTGTTAGGGGTGGGGTTCGGCATCGTCTTGACGGTCGTCAGCGTCGCCGGAACCGAACACACCGCCAAAATACAGAACGTCGTCGTGATCGTCTTACTCGTCATCCTGACGGGATTTCTCACCCACGGCTCGATTGACGCGGTCGGTTTCATCGGCGAGCCGGCGACGACCGAATCAATGGTGCCACACGGATACGTTCCGATGCTCACGACCGCCGCACTCGTCTTTACCTCCTACCTCGGATTTGCACAGGTGGCCACCGTCGCAGGTGAGATCAGAGAACCCAGCCGAAACCTACCAGTAGCGATGGTCGGTTCGGTCGTCCTGGTCGGAATCTTTTACGTCGTGACGATACTCGTCTCTACGGCGATTCTCGACAGTCAATCGCTCGAAGCCGCCGGTGAAACCGCAGTCGTAGAAGTCGCCCGCGAAGTAGCCGGGCTGCCCGGCGCGGTACTAATTCTCATCGGTGGACTACTGGCAACGTTCTCCAGCGCAAACGCGTCGATACTCAGCTCCTCGCGAACCGTGTACGCGCTCAGTCGAGACGCCCTGCTCCCGAGACGAGCCGGCGAGGTAAACCTGCGCTTTGGAACCCCACACGTGGCACTCGCACTCGCCGGTGGCCCGATCCTCGTTCTTACGGCAACCGGTCAGGTTAGGATACTCGCCGAAGTCGCGTCCTTCCTTCACCTCGTCATGTACGGACTGATCTGCGTCGCACTCGTCGTCTTACGTCGCCGATCACCCGAGTGGTACGAACCGACGTTTCGGGCGCCAGGATACCCCATCCTCCCAGTTGCCGGTGGCGTCTCCAGCTTCGCGCTGATCGCGTTCATGGACCGCGTCTCGATCGTCATTGGCACCGTCATTATGTGCGTCGCTTACCTCTGGTACCGATATTACGCCGCCGACGTCGACCTGCGAGGTGCGTTCTGA
- a CDS encoding ferritin-like domain-containing protein: MSLGQRVTTDHQLTRLLQIGVVLEEVVESRAAHHLESLPEAEREAIDDEIRELLDEAADESADHRDRLEALIDQLDAETVSYEEINALVDARYGPPEDTDGVLYDQLCNEETAYKFYDDLIAAIEASDATYAIDRAELLETLRAIRAEEREGVEDVTDIMERRA; the protein is encoded by the coding sequence ATGAGTCTGGGACAGCGCGTGACGACGGACCACCAGCTCACCCGGCTGCTACAGATCGGGGTCGTGCTGGAGGAAGTCGTCGAATCGCGCGCCGCCCACCACCTGGAGAGCCTCCCCGAGGCCGAACGCGAGGCGATCGACGACGAGATCCGCGAACTGTTAGACGAGGCGGCCGACGAGTCTGCGGACCATCGTGATCGGTTGGAAGCCCTGATCGATCAACTCGATGCAGAGACGGTCTCCTACGAGGAGATAAACGCGCTCGTCGACGCTCGGTACGGCCCGCCGGAGGATACCGACGGCGTGTTGTACGATCAATTGTGTAACGAGGAAACGGCCTACAAGTTCTACGACGACCTGATCGCGGCTATCGAGGCGTCCGATGCGACGTACGCCATCGATCGAGCGGAGTTACTGGAGACGCTACGTGCGATTCGGGCCGAAGAGCGCGAAGGGGTCGAGGACGTGACCGACATTATGGAGCGAAGAGCATGA
- the sufD gene encoding Fe-S cluster assembly protein SufD, with the protein MSTQVHATLTDETVRKISDANDEPEWLIETRLDALSALDDLELPHVIQTPGRSWTNLEALDFESLVDPLTAAEEKDLVGDDDVVVTTLAEAASDDEYADIVRENFGSIVDPQENFLTALSTALFSSGTFIYVPEGVDAEDVKIRTEMNSRSLFNYTLVVAEESSTATILERQYSGAELDEDRYYSAVVEVAAGENAHVQYGWLQNLDQDTYNYTLKRGRTDTYATINWIEGNLGSRLTKSAVETTLDGSGSESQIVGAFFGHEDQHFDVNARVWHRNEHTTADLVTRGVLDDEARSVYEGVQDVGRDAWDTSSYQRENTLMLSDESEADASPKLIINNHDTEASHSATVGQVDAEELLYMTSRGIGEKEATDMLVKGFFVPVLDEIAIDEFRDDLESLITARLDE; encoded by the coding sequence ATGAGTACGCAGGTACACGCTACGCTCACCGACGAGACGGTCCGGAAGATCAGCGACGCGAACGACGAACCCGAGTGGCTCATCGAGACTCGCCTCGACGCGCTCTCGGCGCTCGACGATCTCGAACTGCCCCACGTCATCCAGACGCCGGGTCGATCCTGGACGAACCTGGAGGCGCTCGACTTCGAGTCGCTCGTCGACCCACTGACCGCGGCCGAAGAGAAGGACCTGGTCGGTGACGATGACGTCGTCGTCACCACGCTCGCCGAGGCCGCCTCGGACGACGAGTACGCGGATATCGTCCGCGAGAACTTCGGCAGCATCGTCGATCCGCAAGAGAACTTCCTCACCGCGCTCTCGACGGCGCTGTTTAGCTCCGGGACGTTCATCTACGTGCCAGAGGGCGTCGACGCCGAAGACGTGAAGATCCGCACCGAGATGAACTCTCGGTCGCTCTTTAACTATACGCTCGTCGTCGCCGAGGAGTCTTCGACCGCCACGATTTTAGAGCGCCAGTATTCCGGCGCGGAACTCGACGAAGACCGATACTACAGCGCGGTCGTCGAGGTCGCTGCGGGCGAGAACGCCCACGTCCAGTACGGCTGGCTACAGAACCTCGATCAGGATACGTACAACTACACGCTAAAACGCGGTCGGACCGACACGTACGCCACGATCAACTGGATCGAAGGCAACCTCGGCTCCCGGCTGACGAAGTCAGCCGTCGAGACGACCCTCGACGGCAGTGGTTCCGAGAGTCAGATCGTCGGTGCGTTCTTCGGTCACGAGGATCAACACTTCGACGTCAACGCCCGCGTCTGGCACCGTAACGAGCACACGACGGCGGACCTCGTCACCCGTGGCGTCCTCGACGACGAGGCGCGCTCGGTCTACGAAGGGGTTCAGGACGTCGGTCGAGACGCGTGGGATACGAGCTCCTACCAGCGTGAAAATACGCTTATGCTTTCGGACGAGTCGGAAGCCGACGCCAGTCCGAAGCTCATCATCAACAATCACGACACCGAGGCGAGTCACTCTGCAACCGTCGGGCAGGTAGACGCCGAGGAGTTGCTCTACATGACCTCGCGTGGTATCGGGGAGAAGGAAGCAACCGACATGTTGGTGAAAGGATTCTTCGTCCCCGTTCTGGATGAGATTGCGATCGACGAGTTCAGAGACGATCTCGAATCGCTAATCACGGCACGACTCGACGAATAA
- a CDS encoding metal-dependent transcriptional regulator, which produces MNTADQYLKAVYLAQSVSDGPAATGQLADMLDVSPASVNEMIGKLEARELLEHEKYKGATLTDDGIERARDALTTYCIIERFLANVLEVENFREEAQALEAVIDDTVAERLDTIIDRPSECPDCFDPDADCCKYLEACLE; this is translated from the coding sequence ATGAACACGGCCGATCAGTATCTCAAAGCGGTGTATCTAGCGCAGTCGGTCTCAGACGGCCCGGCGGCGACGGGACAGCTCGCCGATATGCTGGACGTCAGTCCGGCGAGCGTCAACGAGATGATCGGCAAGCTCGAAGCGCGGGAACTTCTAGAACACGAGAAGTACAAGGGAGCGACGCTCACCGATGACGGTATCGAGCGTGCAAGGGACGCGTTGACGACCTACTGCATCATCGAGCGATTTCTGGCAAACGTCCTCGAAGTCGAAAACTTTCGCGAGGAAGCACAAGCCCTGGAGGCAGTCATCGACGACACGGTCGCCGAGCGGTTGGACACGATCATCGACCGCCCGAGCGAGTGCCCTGACTGCTTCGATCCGGATGCGGACTGCTGTAAGTATCTGGAAGCCTGTCTGGAGTGA
- the sufB gene encoding Fe-S cluster assembly protein SufB, translating to MSSEQDHLKETDTEERFSFKNEHEAALVSERGLTEETIRLISEDKDEPEWMLERRLRALKLFQEMPMPTDWPGQPDLSEVDVDKIVPYIRPDVEMREGTDDWENLPDEIKDTFDKLGIPEAERKALSGVGAQYESEVVYQNMQDQWEEKGVVFMNMDRAVQEHPEIVKEHFMTSCVPPSDNKFAALHGAVWSGGSFVYVPEDVTVEMPVQAYFRMNSEGMGQFEHTLIVAEPGSEVHYIEGCSAPKYSAFNLHSGGVEVFVKEDAHVQYSTVQNWSRNTYNLNTKRAIVEENGTMEWISGSMGSKATMLYPCSILKGRGATDTHITIAFAGEGQDIDTGAKVYHNAPNTKSTIESKSISKDGGRTNYRGLVHIADGAENSSTAVECDALMFDNESTSDTMPYMEIEESKVDVAHEATVGKIGDEDIFYLQSRGLDDDDAKKMIVAGFIEPITEELPIEYAVELNRLIELEMEGSLG from the coding sequence ATGAGCTCAGAACAAGATCACCTAAAAGAGACGGACACCGAGGAGCGCTTCTCGTTCAAAAACGAACACGAAGCGGCTCTCGTCTCCGAGCGTGGCCTGACCGAGGAGACGATCAGGCTCATCTCGGAGGACAAGGACGAACCGGAGTGGATGCTAGAGCGACGCCTTCGCGCACTCAAGCTGTTCCAGGAAATGCCGATGCCGACCGACTGGCCCGGACAGCCCGACCTCTCTGAAGTAGACGTCGACAAGATCGTCCCCTACATCCGCCCCGACGTCGAGATGCGGGAAGGAACCGACGACTGGGAGAACCTCCCGGACGAGATCAAAGATACCTTCGACAAGCTCGGCATTCCGGAAGCCGAACGCAAGGCGCTCTCGGGCGTCGGCGCGCAGTACGAGTCCGAGGTCGTCTACCAGAACATGCAGGACCAGTGGGAGGAGAAGGGGGTCGTCTTCATGAACATGGACCGCGCGGTCCAGGAACACCCCGAGATCGTCAAGGAGCACTTCATGACCTCCTGCGTCCCTCCGTCTGACAACAAATTCGCCGCGCTTCACGGCGCAGTCTGGTCAGGCGGATCGTTCGTGTACGTCCCAGAGGACGTCACGGTCGAGATGCCCGTCCAGGCCTACTTCCGCATGAACTCCGAGGGGATGGGTCAGTTCGAACACACCCTCATCGTGGCCGAACCCGGCAGTGAGGTCCACTACATCGAGGGCTGTTCGGCACCGAAGTACTCGGCGTTCAATCTCCACAGCGGAGGCGTCGAGGTCTTCGTCAAAGAGGACGCACACGTCCAGTACTCGACCGTACAGAACTGGTCGCGAAACACCTACAACCTGAACACGAAGCGAGCTATCGTCGAGGAAAACGGCACGATGGAGTGGATCTCGGGCTCGATGGGCTCGAAAGCCACCATGCTCTACCCGTGTTCGATCCTAAAAGGGCGCGGCGCGACCGACACCCACATCACGATCGCGTTCGCCGGCGAGGGTCAGGACATCGACACCGGCGCGAAGGTCTACCACAACGCGCCAAACACGAAGTCGACGATCGAGTCGAAGTCGATCTCGAAGGACGGCGGCCGTACCAACTACCGGGGCCTCGTCCACATCGCCGACGGTGCCGAGAACTCCTCGACCGCCGTCGAGTGTGACGCGCTGATGTTCGACAACGAGTCGACGTCTGACACCATGCCGTACATGGAGATCGAAGAGTCGAAAGTCGACGTCGCTCACGAAGCGACCGTCGGCAAGATCGGCGACGAGGACATCTTCTACCTCCAGTCGCGCGGACTGGACGACGACGACGCGAAGAAGATGATCGTCGCCGGATTCATCGAACCGATCACGGAGGAACTGCCGATCGAGTACGCAGTCGAGCTCAACCGACTCATCGAGCTCGAGATGGAGGGAAGCCTCGGGTAA